A genomic region of Gossypium hirsutum isolate 1008001.06 chromosome D01, Gossypium_hirsutum_v2.1, whole genome shotgun sequence contains the following coding sequences:
- the LOC107920901 gene encoding prolycopene isomerase, chloroplastic, with the protein MELGLPLFPGIKFPTPRNTVLARSSPNNLPQFSSNASSSTSISVKPPTKTVPGKPEADVVVIGSGIGGLCCAGLLARYNQDVLVLESHDLPGGAAHSFEIKGYKFDSGPSLFSGFQSRGPQANPLAQVLDALGESIPCAKYDSWMVYIPEAEFLSRIGPTEFLKDLEKYASQNAVQEWKKLLEAILPLSAAAMALPPLSIRGDLGVISTAAARYAPSLLKSFVEMGPQGAFGAPKLLRPFTEIMDSLELRDPFIRNWVDLLAFLLAGVKSNGILSAEMVYMFAEWYKPGCTLEYPLNGSGAIIEALVRGIQKFGGRISLGSHVEKIIVENGKATGVKLKGGQFIRAKMAVVSNASMWDTLNLLPKDQLPKSYVDRVKTTPQCESFMHLHLGFDAEDVREDLGIHHLVVNEWERGVDADQNVVLISVPSVLSPNLAPPGKHVLHAYTPGTEPFELWEGLDRRSAEYKKLKAERSEVMWKAVERALGSGFNRDKCEVKLVGTPLTHQRFLRRNRGTYGPAIQAGQGTFPGHSTPIPQLYCCGDSTFPGIGVPAVAASGAIVANSLVSVSQHSQLLDAIGI; encoded by the exons ATGGAATTGGGTCTTCCTTTGTTCCCAGGAATCAAATTCCCAACCCCCAGAAATACTGTTTTGGCCCGAAGTTCTCCTAATAACCTTCCTCAGTTTTCTTCCAATGCATCGTCCTCCACCTCGATCTCTGTCAAGCCTCCTACTAAAACTGTCCCAG GGAAGCCAGAGGCTGACGTTGTTGTGATTGGGAGTGGTATTGGCGGACTGTGTTGCGCGGGGCTTCTTGCTAGATACAACCAGGATGTGCTTGTGTTGGAAAGTCATGATCTGCCTGGAGGTGCTGCCCATTCTTTTGAGATTAAAGGCTATAAATTTGACTCTGGTCCATCTTTGTTCTCTGGTTTTCAGTCTAGAGGTCCTCAGGCCAATCCTCTTGCACAG GTCCTAGATGCATTGGGTGAGTCAATTCCATGTGCGAAATATGACTCTTGGATGGTTTACATTCCCGAAGCTGAATTCTTATCACGCATAGGCCCAACTGAATTTCTCAAG GACCTTGAAAAGTATGCTAGTCAGAACGCCGTGCAAGAATGGAAAAAACTTCTC GAAGCAATACTTCCTTTATCAGCCGCTGCAATGGCACTGCCTCCTTTATCAATCAGAGGAGATTTGGGAGTTATTTCAACTGCTGCAGCTAGATATGCCCCTTCTTTGTTGAAATCATTTGTAGAAATGGGACCGCAGGGAGCTTTTGGTGCTCCTAAGCTTTTACGACCCTTCACGGAAATCATGGATTCTTTGGAGCTGAGAGACCCTTTTATTAGGAATTGGGTGGACCTTTTAGCTTTCTTGCTTGCTGGGGTGAAATCCAATGGTATACTCTCAGCAGAGATG GTTTATATGTTTGCAGAATGGTACAAACCTGGTTGTACTCTAGAGTATCCACTTAATGGAAGTGGAGCCATTATTGAAGCTCTTGTTCGAGGAATACAAAAGTTTGGAGGACGGATATCTCTAGGAAGTCATGTGGAAAAGATCATCGTTGAGAACGGTAAGGCTACCGGAGTTAAGCTGAAAGGTGGTCAG TTTATACGTGCTAAAATGGCTGTTGTGAGCAATGCATCCATGTGGGATACTTTGAACCTGCTACCGAAGGATCAACTTCCAAAGTCATACGTAGACAGGGTTAAAACAACACCACAAtgtgaatcattcatgcatctcCATCTAGGCTTTGATGCTGAG GATGTACGTGAGGATTTGGGgattcatcatcttgttgttaaTGAATGGGAAAGAGGAGTTGATGCTGATCAGAATGTTGTTTTAATATCTGTACCTAGTGTACTTAGTCCTAATCTTGCACCACCAGGGAAGCATGTTTTGCACGCTTATACACCAGGAACTGAACCATTTGAATTGTGGGAGGGGCTCGATCGTAGAAGTGCAGAATACAAAAAGCTTAAAGCTGAACGATCAGAG GTAATGTGGAAAGCTGTTGAACGAGCACTTGGCTCTGGTTTCAACCGTGACAAGTGTGAGGTGAAACTGGTTGGAACTCCGTTGACACATCAAAGGTTTTTACGAAGGAACAGAGGAACTTATGGACCAGCTATTCAAGCTGGTCAAGGCACTTTTCCAGGACATTCGACCCCTATTCCACAGCTTTATTGTTGCGGAGATTCTACTTTTCCTGGCATTGGAGTCCCTGCAGTTGCTGCTAGTGGTGCCATTGTTGCCAATTCTCTGGTCTCAGTTTCTCAACACTCCCAACTTCTTGATGCCATTGGAATTTGA